In one Neobacillus sp. WH10 genomic region, the following are encoded:
- a CDS encoding BtpA/SgcQ family protein, which translates to MRDRNFLDMFQQKKVIFGMLHLKGTSEKDVMERLKREIDVYVNNGLDAVIIENYFGTYKNLEQGLQYIEKCKLPIPYGVNCLNVDQMGFELAKGYEANFVQLDSVVGHVQPRDEETLDAFFTKWYQDYPGYILGGVRFKYQPVLSKNTVEQDLIIAQDRCDAICVTGDATGQETSTEKIIQFRNTLGSFPLIIGAGVTPENMKEQFKYADGAIIGSYFKEKHVAEEEVSIENVKAVVETVSNIRRDFND; encoded by the coding sequence ATGAGAGATCGAAATTTTTTAGATATGTTCCAACAGAAAAAGGTTATCTTTGGCATGCTACATTTGAAAGGAACCTCAGAGAAAGATGTAATGGAAAGATTGAAGAGGGAAATAGACGTTTATGTAAATAATGGATTAGATGCTGTCATTATTGAAAACTATTTTGGTACTTATAAAAATTTAGAACAAGGATTGCAATATATTGAAAAATGCAAATTACCTATTCCTTATGGTGTAAATTGTTTAAATGTCGATCAAATGGGATTTGAATTAGCCAAAGGATATGAAGCAAATTTTGTACAGTTAGACTCTGTTGTAGGGCATGTACAACCTAGAGATGAAGAAACGTTAGACGCTTTCTTTACTAAATGGTATCAAGATTATCCAGGATATATTTTAGGAGGAGTACGTTTTAAATATCAACCGGTACTATCGAAAAATACGGTAGAACAAGATTTAATCATTGCACAAGACCGTTGTGATGCGATTTGTGTTACAGGAGATGCAACTGGACAAGAAACTTCAACGGAGAAAATTATCCAATTCAGAAATACTTTGGGGAGCTTTCCACTCATTATTGGTGCAGGTGTTACTCCTGAAAACATGAAAGAACAGTTTAAATATGCAGACGGCGCAATTATCGGCAGTTATTTTAAAGAAAAACATGTAGCAGAAGAAGAGGTATCAATTGAAAATGTCAAAGCAGTAGTAGAAACAGTAAGCAATATACGGAGGGATTTTAATGATTAA
- a CDS encoding PTS sugar transporter subunit IIB — translation MIKLVRVDHRLLHGQVAFSWTKVLGTDCILIANDAVAKDSLRMAALRMAKPEGIRLVMKSIEDSITSLNSGVTDKYKLLIIVESVEDAYRLSEKVDVIKMINLGGAKLIENKRQISKAFSVSDKDCELLRKMNDKGIRLEIQMVPDEPAKDVMNLI, via the coding sequence ATGATTAAGTTAGTGAGAGTAGATCATCGATTATTACATGGACAAGTCGCATTTTCATGGACAAAAGTATTAGGAACAGATTGTATTTTGATTGCCAATGACGCAGTTGCGAAAGATTCTTTACGCATGGCAGCTTTACGCATGGCAAAACCCGAGGGAATAAGATTGGTAATGAAGAGTATAGAGGATTCTATAACATCTTTAAATAGTGGGGTAACAGACAAATATAAATTATTGATTATTGTAGAATCTGTAGAAGATGCGTATCGATTATCTGAAAAAGTAGATGTAATAAAAATGATTAATTTAGGAGGTGCAAAATTAATAGAAAATAAACGACAAATTTCTAAAGCTTTTTCAGTTTCTGATAAGGACTGTGAGTTACTACGTAAAATGAATGATAAAGGAATCCGTTTGGAAATTCAAATGGTGCCTGATGAGCCAGCTAAAGATGTAATGAATTTAATTTAA
- a CDS encoding aspartyl-phosphate phosphatase Spo0E family protein, whose amino-acid sequence MIKQELVALIEKKRAELIQVATTNGLTSSVAIRYSQELDNLLNEYNRIYIKKVSSSAC is encoded by the coding sequence GTGATCAAACAAGAATTAGTTGCATTAATTGAAAAAAAGCGAGCTGAATTAATTCAAGTCGCTACTACTAACGGCTTAACTTCCTCCGTAGCAATTCGCTATAGTCAGGAACTGGACAACCTTTTAAATGAATATAATAGAATCTATATAAAAAAAGTTTCATCATCAGCCTGTTAA
- a CDS encoding PTS sugar transporter subunit IIC translates to MLTQTLLVFLVAILGYLNSYFGSSMISRPIVMGMLVGLVLGDLTTGIKVGATLELVWLGAMAIGASNPPDMVSGSIIGTSYVIVTHSSIATAVALAVPISMLMQMLWNLLMIVWVPLLAAKADKYANEANYSGIDRMHYIAVFSQAILLAGLTSAGFFLGSKAIQSFVNIIPNFVNSGLNYAMGIIPAIGFALLVRMIVSKKTACFLFLGFLLVAYLKISVLGVTAFACVLTAILLFNTGLSSSNNQVQEVIDDNEF, encoded by the coding sequence ATGTTAACACAAACATTGCTTGTCTTTTTAGTAGCAATTCTAGGATATTTAAACAGTTATTTCGGTAGTAGTATGATTAGTCGACCAATTGTAATGGGAATGTTAGTGGGGCTTGTTTTAGGAGATTTGACAACAGGAATTAAAGTAGGGGCTACATTAGAGTTGGTTTGGTTAGGAGCGATGGCTATAGGAGCAAGTAACCCACCAGATATGGTTTCGGGATCTATTATCGGAACATCGTATGTGATTGTAACACACTCTAGTATAGCGACAGCAGTGGCATTAGCTGTTCCAATTTCAATGTTAATGCAAATGTTATGGAATTTATTAATGATTGTTTGGGTTCCGTTATTGGCTGCAAAAGCAGACAAATATGCCAATGAAGCAAATTATAGTGGAATTGATCGCATGCATTACATTGCTGTTTTTAGTCAGGCAATATTGTTAGCTGGTTTGACTTCTGCCGGATTCTTTTTAGGTTCAAAAGCTATACAATCTTTTGTAAATATAATACCTAATTTTGTTAATTCGGGTCTAAATTATGCAATGGGGATTATTCCGGCGATTGGGTTTGCATTATTGGTTAGGATGATTGTGAGCAAAAAGACGGCTTGTTTCTTATTTTTAGGATTTTTATTAGTAGCATATTTAAAAATAAGTGTACTTGGCGTAACAGCATTTGCTTGTGTATTAACCGCTATTTTACTATTTAATACAGGACTTTCGTCTTCAAATAATCAAGTTCAGGAGGTTATTGACGATAATGAATTCTAA
- a CDS encoding cytochrome c biogenesis protein CcdC, translated as MNYVVISSIGAVFMGLFVIFVRMKAAKQPTNVKKIILPPIFMSSGALMYFVPEFRLTPMEILEAVVVGMLFSILLIKTSKFEIRDNDIYLKRSKAFIFILVGLLAVRLVLKSILSSTIDVGQLSGMFFLLAFSMIVPWRLAMYMSYKKLYKELHSLKMI; from the coding sequence ATGAATTACGTTGTTATTTCTTCAATTGGAGCAGTTTTTATGGGCTTGTTTGTTATATTTGTCCGCATGAAGGCTGCAAAACAACCTACAAATGTGAAAAAAATTATTTTGCCTCCTATTTTTATGTCCAGCGGGGCACTTATGTATTTTGTTCCTGAATTTAGACTTACCCCAATGGAAATTTTAGAGGCAGTAGTCGTGGGCATGTTATTTTCCATCTTACTGATCAAAACCTCTAAATTCGAAATTCGTGACAATGATATTTACTTAAAGCGGTCAAAGGCATTTATTTTTATTTTAGTAGGTTTATTAGCCGTTCGCCTTGTATTAAAATCAATCCTCAGTAGTACAATAGATGTCGGGCAATTAAGCGGCATGTTTTTCCTTCTTGCCTTCAGCATGATTGTTCCGTGGCGTTTGGCAATGTACATGTCATATAAGAAGCTTTATAAAGAGCTGCATAGCTTAAAAATGATTTAA
- a CDS encoding PTS system mannose/fructose/sorbose family transporter subunit IID: MNSNSEKLTKKEIRQIFWRSCQLDSSWNFERQQNLGYSYAMVPVIKRLFKNDSRKAEAALKRSLDFMAITPQLSSLLMGINAAMEEENANNPEFDDSAITAVKTSLMGPLAGIGDSLIVGTLRIIATGVAIGFASKGNIIGPLLFLLLFNVPGFLLRYYGLNFGYKYGAYFITNAEKTGIMDKVTYAASVVGLTAIGGMIASYVQLDLSGIMIGSGKFAEPLTKYLDMIMPGLVPLAVFGIMYWLIGKKIKTSNLLLGSVFVCIFISFLVSLF, encoded by the coding sequence ATGAATTCTAATTCAGAAAAGTTAACGAAAAAAGAAATACGTCAAATCTTCTGGCGTTCTTGTCAATTAGATTCTTCTTGGAATTTTGAACGCCAACAGAATTTAGGATATTCTTATGCAATGGTGCCAGTTATTAAACGTTTGTTTAAGAATGATTCGAGAAAGGCAGAAGCTGCATTAAAAAGAAGTCTTGATTTTATGGCGATTACACCGCAATTATCATCATTATTAATGGGGATTAATGCAGCGATGGAAGAAGAAAACGCAAATAATCCAGAATTTGATGATTCCGCCATTACAGCAGTGAAAACATCGCTAATGGGACCACTAGCAGGAATTGGCGATTCATTAATTGTCGGAACGTTACGGATTATTGCTACTGGAGTAGCAATTGGGTTTGCATCAAAAGGAAATATAATCGGTCCGCTTTTATTCTTGTTATTATTCAACGTGCCAGGTTTTTTACTTCGTTATTATGGTTTAAATTTTGGTTATAAATATGGGGCTTATTTTATTACAAATGCCGAAAAAACAGGCATTATGGATAAAGTCACATATGCGGCGAGTGTTGTTGGTTTGACAGCAATAGGAGGTATGATTGCAAGTTATGTTCAATTAGATTTATCCGGAATTATGATAGGTAGTGGGAAATTTGCGGAACCATTGACGAAATACTTGGATATGATTATGCCGGGACTCGTCCCTTTAGCTGTATTTGGAATAATGTATTGGTTGATTGGTAAGAAAATAAAAACGTCAAATTTGTTGTTAGGCAGTGTCTTTGTATGTATTTTTATTAGTTTTTTGGTTAGTTTATTTTAA
- a CDS encoding response regulator: MARILIVDDMKFMRETLHQLFSQNNYQVVGEAETGKEAVKLYRELLPDLVTMDLTMPEMSGLEAIKMIRSEFPEAKVIMCSAMGQKKVIMEAIESGAKDYIVKPFNDLQVIEAINRALKS; encoded by the coding sequence TTGGCAAGAATATTAATTGTGGATGACATGAAATTTATGAGAGAGACTTTACATCAACTCTTTAGTCAAAATAATTATCAGGTTGTAGGGGAAGCTGAGACCGGAAAAGAAGCAGTTAAGCTTTACCGAGAATTATTGCCTGATCTTGTTACAATGGATCTTACCATGCCAGAAATGAGCGGCCTTGAAGCCATCAAAATGATTCGCAGCGAATTTCCTGAAGCGAAGGTGATCATGTGTTCGGCAATGGGGCAGAAAAAAGTAATCATGGAGGCGATTGAATCGGGTGCTAAGGACTATATCGTGAAGCCTTTCAATGATTTGCAAGTAATTGAAGCCATTAATAGGGCATTGAAATCATAA
- a CDS encoding helix-turn-helix domain-containing protein, with amino-acid sequence MNREVSKSQLAKELGISRPTLDKLIKEHQQVC; translated from the coding sequence ATGAACCGAGAAGTTTCAAAGTCTCAACTAGCAAAGGAACTAGGAATATCAAGACCAACCTTAGATAAGTTAATCAAAGAGCATCAACAAGTGTGTTAA
- a CDS encoding cytochrome c biogenesis protein CcdA encodes MSDVNIFLALGAGFLSFISPCCLPLYPAFLSYITGMSVGELKSENAMLQKRSLLHTLFFLIGFSIIFIAIGFGTSFIGSFFSEYKDIIRQLGGIFIVFFGLIIVGVFKPEFMMKDRRVEFKNRPSGYIGSILIGMAFAAGWTPCTGPILSAVILLAGSNPGSGVLYMLAYSLGFAIPFFILSFFVGRMKWIKTHSGKIMKIGGYIMIVMGIVLFFDWMTKIITAFQGMFGGFTGF; translated from the coding sequence ATGTCTGATGTAAATATATTTTTAGCATTAGGGGCAGGATTTTTAAGTTTTATTTCACCATGTTGCTTGCCGCTTTATCCAGCGTTTTTATCTTACATAACCGGTATGTCTGTAGGGGAACTGAAAAGTGAAAATGCCATGCTGCAAAAACGAAGTTTGCTCCATACGTTATTTTTCTTAATAGGGTTTTCAATTATTTTTATCGCAATTGGATTTGGGACCTCTTTTATTGGAAGTTTCTTTTCTGAATATAAAGACATTATTCGTCAATTAGGCGGAATTTTTATTGTTTTCTTTGGATTAATCATTGTTGGTGTATTTAAACCAGAGTTTATGATGAAGGATCGAAGAGTTGAATTTAAGAATCGTCCTTCTGGCTATATAGGGTCTATTTTAATTGGGATGGCTTTTGCCGCAGGGTGGACACCTTGTACAGGTCCGATCCTCTCGGCAGTTATTCTACTAGCTGGATCAAATCCAGGCTCTGGTGTTTTGTACATGCTTGCATATTCTCTTGGCTTCGCAATCCCATTTTTTATATTATCTTTCTTTGTTGGACGTATGAAATGGATTAAAACACACAGTGGAAAGATTATGAAAATTGGCGGCTATATCATGATTGTCATGGGGATTGTCCTCTTTTTTGATTGGATGACAAAAATAATTACTGCTTTTCAAGGAATGTTTGGCGGATTTACCGGATTTTAA
- a CDS encoding recombinase family protein — MLDVAREGDTTYVADFSRLARSTKDLLEIVELLESDD; from the coding sequence ATGTTAGACGTTGCAAGAGAAGGAGATACAACCTATGTAGCGGACTTTTCAAGATTAGCCCGTTCTACCAAAGATTTGTTAGAAATAGTTGAACTGTTAGAATCAGATGATTAG
- a CDS encoding DUF2621 domain-containing protein: protein MLQGWFLWFILFWVVFLVGSFAIGGFFMFRKFLKKMPKEDGKSVMDWEEHYVNNSRHLWNDEEKALLEDLVSPVPELFRDVARHKIAGKIGELAIQENAPKITQELVIRGYIQATPKRDHKFLRKKLFQNQIDVTPYEHLF from the coding sequence ATGCTTCAAGGTTGGTTTTTATGGTTTATCCTATTTTGGGTAGTTTTTTTAGTTGGTTCGTTTGCCATTGGCGGTTTTTTTATGTTCCGCAAGTTTTTGAAAAAAATGCCGAAAGAAGATGGCAAGTCGGTAATGGATTGGGAAGAGCATTATGTAAATAACTCACGTCACTTATGGAATGACGAGGAGAAAGCGCTTTTAGAGGATTTAGTCAGCCCTGTTCCTGAGCTGTTCCGCGATGTTGCTCGGCATAAAATAGCTGGAAAAATTGGCGAACTGGCCATTCAAGAGAATGCACCTAAAATTACTCAAGAACTGGTGATTCGCGGGTACATTCAAGCAACACCTAAACGAGATCATAAATTTTTACGAAAAAAGCTTTTTCAAAATCAAATTGATGTTACGCCGTACGAGCATTTATTCTAA
- a CDS encoding GntR family transcriptional regulator, whose protein sequence is MENLNQLNAITLQEQLYAILQKKIQEGEYKPGEKIPSEAQLEKTYNVSRVTVRSVLQRLVDQDILIKKRGKGTFVNNVVHTENVLTGGSFTETCKKMGRIPSTEIIAFHTEAVHNELFAELKDRKNEIILIKRVRKVDETPCILEIDYLPTNYTFLTNLQDSLLEQLERELHTKLQIFEDYFQIIFSTKEIAELLNCSVGMPVLEVTQHVYNSKHELVYINKQYILTSKYVYAVQYKK, encoded by the coding sequence ATGGAAAACTTAAATCAATTGAATGCTATCACTTTACAAGAGCAACTTTATGCAATTCTTCAAAAAAAAATTCAAGAGGGGGAATATAAACCTGGGGAAAAGATTCCTTCTGAAGCACAACTAGAAAAAACATATAATGTTAGTCGTGTAACTGTAAGGAGCGTGCTACAAAGACTTGTGGATCAAGATATTTTGATTAAAAAAAGAGGAAAAGGGACATTCGTAAATAATGTTGTTCACACAGAAAATGTCCTAACCGGTGGAAGTTTTACTGAAACATGTAAAAAGATGGGTAGAATTCCTTCGACAGAAATCATTGCTTTTCACACTGAAGCGGTACATAATGAACTTTTTGCTGAATTAAAAGATAGAAAGAACGAAATAATTTTAATAAAAAGAGTGCGAAAAGTAGATGAAACACCTTGCATTTTAGAAATAGATTATTTACCAACCAACTATACTTTTTTAACAAATTTACAAGATTCTCTTTTAGAGCAATTAGAAAGAGAACTACACACTAAATTACAAATTTTCGAAGATTATTTTCAAATTATCTTTTCAACGAAAGAAATTGCTGAATTGTTAAATTGTTCAGTAGGGATGCCTGTATTAGAAGTAACGCAACATGTTTACAATTCAAAACATGAATTAGTCTATATCAATAAACAATATATTTTAACATCTAAATATGTTTATGCCGTTCAATATAAAAAGTAA
- a CDS encoding ABC transporter transmembrane domain-containing protein, whose translation MKVFLDLGWFFKQEKKAYISGVLILLLVALLQLVPPKVIGIIADHINDGTVTKGMLIEWVVVLIAVALMMYGLRYYWRIMIFGSAVKLSRILRNRLYSHFTKMSPSFYQKSRIGDLMAHATNDLSAIQQTAGAGVLTLVDSLSTGGFVIIAMAFTISWKLTLICLIPMPFMALLTNWFGTMLHKSFYKAQEAFSSLNDKTQESITGIKVIKTFGQEQEDIEDFRKQSADVVQKNIVVAKIDSLYDPTISIIVGISFFLSIAFGAKYVLNGELTIGELISFTTYLGLLIWPMLAFGWLFNIVERGRASYDRVAALLSEKVDIIDDKKALNVVPCGDIHYRITEFTYPGESRPILTDINFSLKQGETLGIVGKTGAGKTTLLKLLIREFEGYDGDILFGGKTLKGYKLEKLREAIGYVPQDHFLFSASVAENIGFTDPTASIQEVKNAAKLANIHDDILQFTDGYDTVVGERGVSLSGGQKQRISIARALLMNPEVLVLDDSLSAVDAKTEESILSSLRQNREGKTTIITSHRLSAIQHANLILVLEDGKIMERGTHEELMELDGWYKEMYLHQQLEELVEHGGH comes from the coding sequence ATGAAGGTCTTTTTAGACTTAGGCTGGTTTTTTAAACAGGAGAAAAAAGCGTACATATCAGGGGTTCTTATTTTATTACTAGTAGCACTGCTGCAGTTAGTTCCACCAAAAGTAATTGGTATTATTGCCGACCATATTAATGACGGCACGGTCACAAAAGGAATGCTTATCGAGTGGGTTGTGGTTCTGATTGCTGTCGCACTTATGATGTATGGTCTCAGATATTATTGGAGAATTATGATTTTTGGTTCAGCGGTAAAACTTAGCAGGATATTAAGAAATCGTTTGTATTCGCATTTTACCAAGATGTCACCATCGTTTTATCAGAAAAGCAGAATTGGTGACTTGATGGCACATGCTACAAACGACTTGTCAGCTATTCAACAAACTGCGGGGGCAGGAGTCTTAACTCTTGTAGACTCCTTATCGACAGGCGGATTTGTCATTATCGCAATGGCGTTTACAATCAGTTGGAAGTTAACCTTAATTTGTTTGATTCCGATGCCTTTTATGGCACTGTTGACAAACTGGTTTGGAACCATGCTCCACAAAAGTTTTTATAAGGCACAAGAAGCTTTCTCATCCCTAAATGACAAAACGCAAGAAAGCATTACAGGGATAAAGGTTATCAAAACGTTTGGACAGGAACAGGAAGATATTGAAGATTTCCGCAAACAATCGGCAGATGTCGTCCAAAAAAATATTGTTGTAGCAAAAATTGATTCCCTCTATGACCCTACTATTTCCATTATCGTCGGCATTTCTTTTTTCCTATCGATTGCATTTGGTGCGAAATATGTCCTTAATGGCGAATTAACGATTGGAGAGTTAATCTCGTTTACGACATATTTGGGTTTATTAATCTGGCCAATGCTTGCATTTGGCTGGTTATTTAACATTGTTGAACGCGGTCGAGCTTCCTATGACCGTGTAGCTGCTCTCCTAAGTGAAAAGGTAGACATTATTGATGACAAGAAGGCCTTGAATGTTGTGCCATGTGGTGATATCCATTACAGAATCACAGAATTTACTTATCCGGGAGAATCAAGGCCAATCTTAACAGATATCAATTTTTCACTTAAACAAGGTGAGACACTTGGGATTGTTGGTAAAACGGGTGCAGGAAAAACAACGTTGTTAAAGCTACTGATACGGGAGTTTGAAGGATATGATGGGGACATTCTTTTTGGAGGCAAGACACTGAAAGGTTATAAGCTGGAAAAATTACGTGAAGCAATTGGTTATGTTCCGCAGGATCATTTCTTATTTTCGGCATCAGTTGCTGAGAATATTGGTTTTACAGATCCAACTGCCTCAATCCAGGAAGTTAAAAATGCAGCGAAACTAGCCAATATACACGATGATATACTCCAATTTACCGATGGATATGACACGGTTGTAGGAGAACGAGGAGTTTCATTATCTGGAGGGCAAAAACAAAGGATTTCCATAGCTCGGGCGCTATTAATGAATCCTGAGGTTTTAGTACTCGATGATTCATTATCAGCGGTAGATGCCAAAACTGAGGAATCAATTCTTTCGTCATTAAGACAGAATCGCGAAGGAAAAACAACAATCATTACTTCACACCGTTTAAGTGCCATCCAACATGCCAATCTCATTCTTGTTTTAGAAGATGGGAAGATCATGGAAAGAGGCACTCACGAGGAACTTATGGAATTAGACGGATGGTATAAGGAAATGTATTTACACCAGCAGCTAGAAGAGCTGGTCGAGCATGGAGGACATTAA
- a CDS encoding ABC transporter transmembrane domain-containing protein, with protein MEEKEHLSEREQRKVLFRLLSYTKPHKKMISIAFILLLLTTIGDIVLPLLVKIFIDDYLTPGRLEFQPLLILGSVYMGIQVVKAILMFFQFVKFQEIALYIIQQLRIDVFSKVQALGLKYFDKTPAGSIVSRVTNDTEAIKDMFVTVISTFIQSGFLLTGIFIAMFILNVKLALFCVIIIPILLFVMNLYRKLSSRYYLYMRERLSQLNAKLSESLSGMSIIQVFRQEKRLRKEFGDINEQHYNAGMKNIKIDGLLLRPAIDLIYIFALIIVLSYFGITSLQHSVEIGVIYAFINYLDRFFEPVNQMMMRLSLYQQAIVAGSRVFKLLDEVELAPAQKEEKTISIEEGKIEFRNLSFSYDGKRDVLKNISFTANPGETVALVGHTGSGKSSIINLMMRFYEFERGEILIDGDSIRNFTKSELREKMGLVLQDPFLFYGTVKDNIRLHNEDMTDEQVEEAARFVQAHLFIDRLDDGFDHKVVERGATFSSGQRQLIAFARTIAANPKILVLDEATANIDTETEEAIQTALAKMRQGRTTIAIAHRLSTIQDADLILVLHQGEIVERGTHQELLAQEGLYHKMFLLQNGAIGRLEDVVN; from the coding sequence ATGGAAGAGAAAGAGCATTTGTCAGAACGTGAACAAAGAAAGGTCTTATTCCGTCTTCTTTCCTATACAAAACCGCATAAAAAAATGATCAGTATTGCCTTTATCCTTTTGTTGCTAACAACGATCGGGGATATTGTCCTTCCGTTATTAGTTAAAATCTTTATTGATGATTATTTAACACCAGGAAGGCTTGAGTTCCAGCCTTTATTGATTCTTGGTTCAGTTTACATGGGAATTCAAGTAGTAAAAGCGATCTTGATGTTTTTCCAATTTGTGAAATTTCAGGAGATTGCCTTATATATTATCCAACAGCTTAGAATTGATGTTTTTTCAAAGGTCCAAGCACTAGGTCTGAAGTATTTTGATAAAACGCCTGCTGGCAGTATTGTGTCGCGGGTAACGAATGATACAGAAGCGATTAAAGATATGTTTGTAACCGTAATATCGACATTTATTCAAAGTGGATTTTTGCTGACTGGTATCTTTATTGCTATGTTTATTTTGAATGTGAAGCTGGCCTTGTTCTGTGTCATCATTATCCCGATTTTATTATTTGTCATGAATTTATACAGAAAATTAAGCTCACGATACTATCTTTATATGCGTGAAAGACTAAGCCAGCTGAATGCAAAGTTAAGCGAGTCTTTGTCGGGTATGTCAATAATTCAAGTATTTCGTCAGGAAAAACGCCTTCGAAAAGAGTTTGGCGATATTAATGAGCAGCACTACAATGCGGGTATGAAAAATATTAAAATTGATGGCTTGCTATTAAGACCGGCAATTGATTTGATTTATATTTTTGCACTGATCATTGTCCTAAGCTATTTTGGAATAACTTCCTTACAACATAGTGTAGAAATTGGGGTTATCTATGCGTTTATAAATTATTTGGATCGATTTTTTGAACCGGTAAACCAAATGATGATGCGGCTGTCTCTATACCAGCAGGCCATCGTAGCTGGCTCTAGGGTATTTAAATTGCTGGATGAGGTAGAATTGGCTCCTGCTCAGAAGGAAGAGAAGACCATTTCAATTGAAGAAGGAAAAATTGAATTCAGGAATTTAAGTTTTTCTTATGATGGGAAGAGGGACGTTCTTAAAAATATTTCCTTTACTGCTAATCCAGGAGAAACGGTTGCACTTGTCGGCCATACCGGAAGCGGCAAGAGTTCCATCATTAATCTAATGATGCGTTTCTACGAATTCGAACGTGGTGAGATATTGATTGATGGAGATTCAATTCGTAACTTTACCAAGTCTGAGCTAAGAGAGAAAATGGGACTTGTCCTACAGGATCCGTTTTTGTTTTACGGGACGGTAAAAGATAATATTCGCCTTCATAACGAGGACATGACAGATGAACAAGTAGAAGAAGCGGCAAGATTTGTTCAAGCGCATTTGTTTATTGATAGACTTGATGATGGATTTGACCATAAAGTAGTGGAAAGGGGAGCAACCTTCTCAAGCGGTCAGCGGCAACTAATTGCTTTCGCGAGAACGATTGCGGCAAATCCAAAAATACTGGTTCTGGATGAAGCGACGGCTAATATAGATACGGAAACAGAAGAAGCAATACAAACGGCCCTTGCGAAAATGCGTCAAGGAAGGACTACCATTGCAATAGCCCATAGATTATCAACGATTCAGGATGCTGACCTCATTCTTGTGCTTCATCAGGGAGAAATTGTGGAGCGCGGAACGCATCAGGAGCTTCTTGCACAAGAAGGTTTATATCATAAAATGTTCCTTTTACAAAACGGAGCGATTGGGCGTTTGGAGGACGTAGTTAATTAA